One segment of Pseudodesulfovibrio sp. 5S69 DNA contains the following:
- a CDS encoding sensor histidine kinase, with protein MHPEKKSSYDNLSRNLSLTVITVSFAPLILVGGLIFHQFRSIYTEKVFAHLAEVVDKHAADINTFLQDKLTEVQYIGRTSSFEDLTTSNHLEKALRGMQQQYGRIFVDLGVVDSHGRQVAYAGPFSLLGADYSGADWFRNSKESDAIISDVFEGLRQSPHFIISVSQGQGEERWTLRATIDFLAFSYLVQNIRIGETGFAYILNSRGVYQTRPKDEHNQDLELTPRRQLGRDNALAGVSIFESVDREGDAYVTVTAPIKGGDWKLVYQQKSSDAFSAMIRTELVTLGIFLIGGLAIVAMALLISRKLVVRFQAIDQESELMSKQIVETGKLAAIGELAAGIAHEINNPVAIMIEEAGWVSDLMEDEGRELPSYAEIQRALTQVGNQGRRCKDITHKLLSFARQTDTRVTDMSVPEFIREVVDISMQQARFAQVDFDLDLDESMPHISASATELQQVLLNLVNNAIQAMEPDGGKLSIGCTMEDGQAAITVADTGPGIPAANLGRIFDPFFTTKPVGKGSGLGLSICFGIIHQMGGEIDVESTVGKGTRFTIRLPVPPPAWQPETRQEMRHD; from the coding sequence ATGCATCCCGAAAAGAAGTCCTCCTACGACAACCTGTCGCGCAACCTGTCGCTGACGGTCATCACGGTGTCCTTCGCGCCGCTCATCCTGGTGGGCGGGCTCATCTTCCACCAGTTCCGCTCCATATATACCGAAAAGGTCTTCGCCCACCTGGCCGAGGTGGTGGACAAGCACGCGGCGGACATCAATACCTTTCTGCAGGACAAGCTCACCGAGGTCCAATACATCGGCCGGACCTCCTCGTTCGAAGACCTGACCACCTCGAACCACCTGGAAAAGGCCCTGCGCGGGATGCAGCAGCAGTACGGCCGCATCTTCGTCGATCTGGGCGTGGTCGACAGCCACGGCCGCCAGGTGGCCTATGCCGGTCCGTTCAGCCTCTTGGGCGCGGACTATTCAGGGGCGGACTGGTTCCGCAACTCCAAGGAGAGCGACGCCATCATCAGCGACGTTTTCGAGGGGTTGCGCCAGTCCCCCCACTTCATCATTTCCGTCAGCCAGGGCCAGGGCGAGGAGCGCTGGACCCTGCGCGCGACCATCGACTTCCTGGCCTTCAGCTACCTGGTCCAGAACATCCGCATCGGCGAGACCGGGTTCGCCTACATCCTGAACAGCCGGGGCGTGTATCAGACCCGGCCCAAGGACGAGCACAATCAGGACCTGGAACTGACCCCGCGCCGCCAGCTCGGGCGCGACAATGCCCTGGCCGGGGTGTCCATCTTCGAATCCGTGGACCGCGAGGGCGACGCCTACGTCACGGTGACCGCGCCCATCAAGGGCGGGGACTGGAAGCTGGTCTACCAGCAGAAGTCCTCGGACGCCTTTTCGGCCATGATCCGCACCGAACTCGTCACCCTGGGCATCTTCCTCATCGGCGGGCTGGCCATCGTGGCCATGGCCCTGCTCATCTCCCGCAAGCTCGTGGTCCGCTTCCAGGCCATCGACCAGGAGTCCGAGCTGATGAGCAAGCAGATCGTGGAGACCGGCAAGCTGGCGGCCATCGGCGAGCTGGCCGCGGGCATCGCTCACGAGATCAACAATCCGGTGGCGATCATGATCGAGGAGGCGGGCTGGGTCAGCGATCTCATGGAGGACGAGGGCCGGGAGCTGCCGTCCTATGCGGAGATTCAGCGGGCTCTGACCCAGGTGGGCAATCAGGGGCGGCGGTGCAAGGACATCACCCACAAGCTGCTCAGCTTCGCCCGGCAGACCGACACCAGGGTGACGGACATGTCCGTGCCGGAATTCATCCGCGAGGTGGTCGACATCTCCATGCAGCAGGCCCGTTTCGCCCAGGTGGATTTCGATCTCGACCTGGACGAGTCCATGCCGCACATCTCCGCCTCGGCCACCGAGTTGCAGCAGGTCCTGCTCAACCTGGTCAACAACGCCATCCAGGCCATGGAACCCGACGGCGGCAAGCTGTCCATCGGCTGCACCATGGAGGACGGCCAGGCGGCCATCACCGTGGCCGACACCGGCCCCGGCATCCCGGCGGCCAACCTGGGCCGCATCTTCGACCCGTTTTTCACCACCAAGCCCGTGGGCAAGGGGAGCGGCCTGGGGTTGTCCATATGTTTCGGAATAATCCACCAGATGGGTGGAGAGATAGACGTGGAAAGCACAGTGGGCAAGGGCACGCGGTTCACCATCCGTCTGCCGGTGCCGCCGCCCGCATGGCAACCTGAAACGCGACAGGAGATGAGACATGACTGA
- a CDS encoding response regulator → MTDATVLIVDDERGFVETMAKRLEKRNMTVFQAFDGDEAMVRLAEHPNIQVVILDMKMPGKDGLVVLQEIKEAYPLVEVIMLTGHATVPSAVEGIQHGAYDYLMKPCSFEDLNQKIAEAVELKSEHEEEAIEARLSDIAGRMG, encoded by the coding sequence ATGACTGATGCCACTGTTTTGATCGTGGACGACGAGCGGGGGTTCGTCGAGACCATGGCCAAGCGGCTCGAAAAGCGCAACATGACCGTTTTCCAAGCCTTTGACGGTGACGAGGCCATGGTCCGGTTGGCGGAGCATCCGAACATCCAGGTGGTCATCCTGGACATGAAGATGCCCGGCAAGGACGGCCTGGTCGTCTTGCAGGAGATCAAGGAGGCGTACCCCCTGGTCGAGGTCATCATGCTGACCGGCCACGCCACGGTCCCTTCGGCTGTGGAGGGCATCCAGCACGGTGCCTACGACTACCTGATGAAGCCGTGCAGCTTCGAGGACCTGAACCAGAAGATAGCCGAGGCCGTCGAGCTCAAGAGCGAGCACGAGGAAGAGGCCATCGAGGCCCGGCTGAGCGACATCGCCGGGCGCATGGGGTAG
- a CDS encoding response regulator transcription factor, producing MDTAKAPGRNVRLLIVDDETGFAEVLCKRMRRRGVEAASAESGDEAVRLLRREEFDVAIVDLKLQGMNGIEILKVFRLMAPEMPVLMLTGHGSEEARDECIKLGAAGYLSKPVEFDRLLDKAFELSAGRERA from the coding sequence ATGGACACTGCGAAGGCCCCGGGCCGGAACGTGCGCCTGCTCATCGTGGACGATGAGACCGGGTTCGCCGAGGTCCTGTGCAAGCGCATGCGCCGACGCGGCGTGGAGGCGGCGTCGGCCGAGAGCGGCGACGAGGCGGTGCGTCTGCTGCGCCGCGAGGAGTTCGACGTGGCCATCGTGGACCTGAAGCTTCAGGGCATGAACGGGATCGAGATCCTGAAGGTTTTCCGGTTGATGGCCCCGGAGATGCCGGTGCTCATGCTGACCGGCCACGGCAGCGAAGAGGCCCGCGACGAGTGCATCAAGCTCGGCGCGGCGGGCTATCTCTCCAAGCCCGTGGAGTTCGACAGGCTGCTCGACAAGGCGTTCGAACTGAGCGCCGGGAGAGAACGGGCATGA
- a CDS encoding response regulator, protein MNGVQVLLIDDEVGYTDALAKRLDRRGLSVTAADGGPQALEIMASKSFDVVLLDIKMAGMDGIKTLRAIKRRHPEVEVVMLTAHANTDIVISSLAMGAFDYLLKPADVEELGRKIEDAAMRKRSNSK, encoded by the coding sequence ATGAACGGCGTGCAAGTGCTGCTCATCGACGACGAGGTCGGGTACACGGATGCCCTGGCCAAGCGTCTGGACCGCAGGGGGCTGTCCGTGACGGCCGCGGACGGCGGGCCTCAGGCCCTTGAAATCATGGCTTCGAAGTCCTTCGACGTGGTCCTGCTCGACATCAAGATGGCGGGCATGGACGGCATCAAGACCCTGCGAGCCATCAAGCGGCGCCATCCCGAGGTGGAGGTGGTCATGCTGACCGCCCACGCCAACACGGACATCGTCATTTCCAGTCTGGCCATGGGGGCGTTCGATTACCTCCTGAAGCCGGCGGATGTGGAGGAACTGGGCCGCAAGATCGAAGATGCGGCCATGAGAAAGAGAAGCAATTCGAAGTGA
- a CDS encoding sulfite exporter TauE/SafE family protein, giving the protein MRFFSQWGRFMMAGAGAMAQWEIDNAKSIVSSRKKLLLIGLMIIPIILIGVAFADDIGPALPHLLGGHKAYSPAFYSLGIFMVSIAIGVGAGLITGCIGAGGGFIIAPALMSAGIKGILAVGTDLFHIFAKAIMGSVIHRKLGNVSVSLAVVFLVGAILGATAGGVINRVLYEINPILSDAFITTVYSLMLGFLGFYALTDFLRSRRADKGGDAHGGGEGAELGALCRNLQDVKCPPMIKFDQDLVAGGRQISWIFLVMSGALVGLAAGIMGVGGGFLTFPIFVYVLGVSSMTTVGTDIFQIVFTAGFASITQYAIYGFIFYTLAMGMLIGSLLGIQIGALVTKIVPGITIRGFYAMAVLAGFMNRIFALPGKLADMEIISLSPGTGSVLNTIGIWAFFIVIGGFSVWVIGTFLMNISKLKRKEA; this is encoded by the coding sequence ATGCGATTTTTCAGTCAATGGGGTAGATTCATGATGGCCGGGGCCGGAGCCATGGCCCAGTGGGAGATAGACAACGCCAAATCCATAGTGAGCAGCCGCAAGAAGCTGCTGCTCATCGGGTTGATGATCATTCCCATCATTTTGATCGGCGTGGCCTTTGCCGACGACATCGGCCCGGCCCTGCCGCATCTGCTCGGCGGCCACAAGGCCTACAGCCCGGCCTTCTACAGCCTGGGCATCTTCATGGTCTCCATCGCCATCGGCGTGGGCGCGGGACTGATCACCGGCTGCATCGGCGCGGGCGGCGGCTTCATCATCGCCCCGGCGCTCATGTCCGCGGGCATCAAGGGCATCCTGGCGGTCGGCACCGACCTGTTCCACATCTTCGCCAAGGCGATCATGGGCAGCGTCATCCACCGCAAGCTCGGCAACGTGTCCGTATCCCTGGCCGTGGTCTTCCTGGTCGGCGCGATCCTCGGGGCCACCGCGGGCGGCGTCATCAACCGCGTGCTCTACGAGATCAACCCGATCCTGAGCGACGCCTTCATCACCACCGTCTATTCGCTGATGCTCGGTTTCCTGGGCTTCTACGCCCTGACCGACTTTCTGCGTTCGCGCAGGGCGGACAAGGGCGGCGACGCCCACGGCGGCGGGGAAGGGGCCGAACTCGGGGCGCTGTGTCGCAATCTGCAGGACGTCAAGTGCCCGCCCATGATCAAGTTCGATCAGGACCTGGTCGCCGGCGGCCGCCAGATCTCGTGGATATTCCTGGTCATGTCCGGCGCGCTGGTTGGCCTGGCCGCGGGCATCATGGGCGTGGGCGGCGGCTTCCTGACCTTCCCGATCTTTGTCTACGTGCTCGGCGTGTCCTCCATGACCACGGTGGGTACCGACATCTTCCAGATCGTGTTCACGGCGGGCTTCGCGTCCATTACCCAGTACGCCATCTACGGCTTCATCTTCTACACCCTGGCCATGGGCATGCTCATAGGTTCGCTGCTGGGCATCCAGATCGGCGCGCTGGTGACCAAGATCGTGCCCGGCATCACCATCCGCGGCTTCTACGCCATGGCGGTGCTGGCCGGGTTCATGAACCGGATATTCGCCCTTCCCGGCAAGCTGGCCGACATGGAGATCATTTCGCTCTCGCCCGGCACGGGCTCGGTGCTCAACACCATCGGCATCTGGGCGTTCTTCATCGTC